DNA sequence from the Candidatus Bathyarchaeota archaeon genome:
CGTTTTCTGAAACGCTACCGATCAATAATTCTTTAAGCACACCCTTACCATGCGAACCTATAACGATCAAAGAAACCTTTTCCCTTTCAGCTATTTCAACTATCTTTTTGAATGGAGTTCCCTTTTCAATCTGCGTTTTTACTTTAACCTTTTCATTCATTAGTTTCTCCTTTATCTTGTTCAGCTCTTTCTCAGCCACCTCTCTATGCTTCTTTTCTATCTCCTCTAGACATTCATCTGGATCCCTCCCAAGCCATCCGCAGCCTTCAATCATCATGGCCAATTCATGTTCATCAATAACGTGAAGAATAACGATTTCTTTTGTTCCTGCCTCTCTTAGCTTTTTAACATATCTTATCGCCTTTTTAGAAGGCTCAGAA
Encoded proteins:
- a CDS encoding universal stress protein, which gives rise to SEPSKKAIRYVKKLREAGTKEIVILHVIDEHELAMMIEGCGWLGRDPDECLEEIEKKHREVAEKELNKIKEKLMNEKVKVKTQIEKGTPFKKIVEIAEREKVSLIVIGSHGKGVLKELLIGSVSENVIRHTNKPVLIVR